A region from the Leptospirillum ferriphilum ML-04 genome encodes:
- the ribH gene encoding 6,7-dimethyl-8-ribityllumazine synthase produces MEIRTIPLPTPPLVWRVLVIQSEFNSLVTDRLLSGCLAAFRDSPLLPEKVDVLRVPGAMEIPSTLSLFLPGDEYDAAVVIGCVVRGDTGHYEAVVDGVTSGVVRQSQIHGKPVIFGVLTVDSLQQALDRVGGKAGDKGREAGEAAYRMAQLFLSRKKKGTA; encoded by the coding sequence GTGGAGATCCGAACCATCCCGTTGCCCACACCGCCTCTGGTCTGGCGCGTTCTGGTCATCCAGAGCGAGTTCAACAGTCTTGTGACAGACCGTCTGTTGTCCGGATGTCTCGCTGCCTTCCGGGATTCTCCGCTCCTTCCCGAAAAGGTCGATGTTCTGAGGGTTCCCGGCGCCATGGAGATTCCCTCGACTCTCTCGCTCTTCCTTCCCGGAGACGAATACGATGCGGCTGTGGTGATCGGTTGCGTGGTCCGGGGAGATACAGGCCACTACGAGGCCGTCGTTGACGGCGTGACCTCGGGCGTTGTGCGCCAGAGCCAGATCCATGGAAAACCGGTTATTTTTGGCGTTCTGACGGTCGACTCCCTTCAGCAGGCACTCGACCGGGTCGGTGGAAAAGCCGGGGACAAGGGCCGGGAAGCCGGGGAAGCCGCCTACCGTATGGCCCAGTTGTTTCTGTCCAGAAAAAAGAAGGGAACCGCGTGA
- a CDS encoding isoaspartyl peptidase/L-asparaginase family protein: MDWQNDPWSFPPIHRPENREGATLTSTPLLLLHTGFGSRLDHHLESFLKTVLRQGRRRLEQGESALEVTWSVVGLLEESGFFNAGRGAIPQEDGIVRRDIGTMDGKTLGYLGMPGLTTISCPARILPSLFGTTRHVLLSGEAASRWLVAEGLSDIPGPPPFEEKSLKTWQDRGDQGDHGTVGAVARDRNGHLAATTSTGGAGRMRAGRIGDSAVPGAGTYADDRLGAVSMTGLGEVILQNVAGYRFLCAVSKAPDRKAAEEAIREILADIAEGPAARTDGRIGGILISTRHGPFVFHHSGVLLAGAWREGEKEVVLKDSWNAGDDPCLPSLSILST; this comes from the coding sequence ATGGATTGGCAAAACGATCCGTGGTCCTTCCCGCCGATCCATCGTCCGGAAAATCGTGAAGGTGCCACCTTGACCTCGACTCCTCTTCTCCTGCTCCATACGGGGTTCGGATCCCGCCTCGACCATCATCTCGAGTCCTTCCTGAAGACCGTTCTCCGTCAGGGCCGCCGGCGTCTGGAGCAGGGCGAGTCCGCTCTCGAAGTCACATGGTCGGTCGTGGGTCTCCTGGAGGAGTCGGGATTCTTCAATGCCGGGCGTGGAGCTATTCCTCAGGAGGACGGTATCGTCCGGCGGGATATCGGGACCATGGACGGGAAAACACTCGGATATCTGGGAATGCCGGGCCTCACGACGATTTCCTGTCCCGCCCGGATTCTTCCCTCGTTGTTCGGGACGACACGGCATGTTCTCCTGTCCGGCGAAGCCGCTTCCCGGTGGCTCGTGGCAGAAGGTCTTTCGGATATTCCCGGACCTCCCCCCTTTGAGGAGAAGAGCCTGAAGACCTGGCAGGACCGGGGGGATCAGGGGGACCACGGAACAGTGGGAGCGGTGGCGCGCGATCGGAACGGCCATCTGGCAGCGACGACATCGACCGGCGGAGCGGGCCGGATGCGGGCCGGCCGGATTGGAGACAGCGCCGTCCCCGGGGCCGGAACCTATGCCGATGATCGTCTGGGAGCCGTGTCGATGACAGGGCTTGGCGAGGTCATTTTGCAAAACGTGGCGGGATACCGCTTTCTCTGTGCCGTTTCAAAAGCACCGGACCGGAAAGCGGCGGAGGAGGCGATCCGGGAGATTCTCGCGGACATCGCAGAAGGACCTGCCGCCCGGACAGACGGCCGGATCGGAGGAATCCTGATTTCCACCCGGCATGGACCGTTTGTTTTCCACCATTCCGGAGTCCTACTTGCAGGAGCGTGGCGGGAGGGGGAGAAGGAGGTCGTCCTGAAAGATAGCTGGAACGCAGGAGACGATCCCTGCCTTCCCTCCCTCTCGATCCTGTCGACCTGA
- a CDS encoding acetate/propionate family kinase, with the protein MSEEKDQGFSERLARQGGMMILIANPGSSTLKLSVHGESRDPSPHTIELHDDPAVLDRSIRDWLDSREGHRADGFGIRIVHGGDRFVDPVLATQTVMDDLRKMSDLAPLHMEPALKTLEAIRRTAPGLPVVLSFDTAFHRTLPERARRYAVPPEWVEKEGVRKFGFHGLSYDYIAWRLQSLVPPAGPRRTVALHLGNGASGAALLNGQSIETTMGMTPLDGLVMGTRPGNLDPGVLLALLRKGLSPEKLESDLNHRSGLLGISGVSSDYRDVERSAETGNRRAALAVELASYRAAQNVGSLSVSLGGLDCLVFTGGIGEHSASFRRLVCDRLDFLGVRLDSDRNDGGSDEKIDRRISPDDSPVTVWVLEAREDWTIARDVRRVLSGKNLPFSGGKGEGKAFPASPIE; encoded by the coding sequence GTGTCCGAAGAAAAAGACCAGGGCTTTTCGGAAAGACTCGCGCGACAAGGAGGAATGATGATTCTGATCGCCAACCCCGGGTCTTCGACCCTCAAGCTCTCTGTTCACGGGGAAAGCCGGGATCCCTCCCCGCACACGATCGAACTGCACGACGATCCGGCGGTCCTTGACCGGTCCATTCGGGACTGGCTCGATTCCCGGGAAGGTCATCGGGCAGACGGATTCGGGATTCGCATTGTCCACGGCGGGGATCGTTTTGTCGATCCCGTCCTGGCGACACAAACCGTGATGGATGACCTCCGAAAAATGTCGGATCTGGCTCCACTCCATATGGAACCGGCCCTGAAAACGCTCGAAGCCATCCGGAGAACAGCACCCGGGCTTCCGGTTGTCCTGTCGTTCGACACGGCGTTCCACAGGACCCTGCCGGAAAGGGCCCGCCGCTATGCCGTTCCCCCCGAGTGGGTTGAAAAAGAGGGTGTCCGGAAATTCGGGTTTCATGGTCTGTCGTATGATTATATCGCCTGGCGACTTCAATCGCTTGTTCCGCCTGCCGGTCCCCGCAGGACTGTCGCCCTGCACCTTGGAAACGGAGCTTCCGGGGCCGCTCTGCTCAATGGACAGTCGATCGAAACGACGATGGGGATGACACCTCTCGACGGTCTGGTCATGGGAACGCGACCGGGAAATCTGGATCCTGGCGTTCTTCTGGCTCTCCTTCGGAAAGGTCTGTCTCCGGAAAAACTGGAGAGTGATCTGAACCATCGGTCCGGCCTTCTCGGGATCTCGGGCGTCTCCTCCGACTATCGGGACGTGGAACGATCCGCCGAAACCGGAAACCGTCGGGCAGCGCTGGCTGTCGAACTGGCATCCTACCGGGCAGCACAGAACGTGGGATCGCTCTCCGTCTCTCTCGGAGGCCTGGATTGTCTGGTCTTCACCGGCGGGATCGGCGAACACTCGGCGTCGTTCCGGCGACTGGTTTGCGACCGTCTGGACTTTCTGGGCGTTCGTCTGGACTCCGACAGAAACGATGGAGGGTCAGATGAGAAGATTGACAGACGCATTTCTCCGGATGACTCCCCGGTCACCGTGTGGGTTCTTGAGGCCCGCGAAGACTGGACAATCGCACGGGACGTCCGCCGGGTCCTGTCCGGAAAGAATCTCCCCTTTTCCGGGGGAAAAGGAGAAGGTAAGGCCTTCCCCGCGTCGCCGATAGAGTAA
- a CDS encoding class I SAM-dependent methyltransferase, whose amino-acid sequence MKNTSWPDRLFAVWYDRLMEKMEQNTFRPVRKRLLQHARGHVLEIGVGTGANASFYEDRFVSGKVFLDSSFPMLQVALRKGICPQGSLVLGSGSELPFLTGSFDTVVVTLVLCSVKDWKQAIREIRRVLRPEGQLIVLEHVQSRHPVISFFQSLLTPVWKIPARGCHLDRPTDQTLGSCFEWIERDQIVLSGMPFVFGRLSPRPEKECSRDIVSPSVPVAEEAR is encoded by the coding sequence ATGAAAAATACGTCCTGGCCCGACCGGCTTTTTGCTGTATGGTACGACCGGTTAATGGAAAAGATGGAGCAGAACACCTTTCGTCCTGTGCGCAAGCGACTTCTGCAACATGCCCGCGGACATGTTCTGGAGATCGGCGTGGGAACAGGGGCCAATGCTTCATTCTATGAAGACCGGTTCGTCTCCGGCAAGGTTTTTCTCGACAGTTCGTTTCCCATGTTGCAGGTGGCTCTCCGGAAGGGGATCTGTCCACAAGGATCACTGGTCCTGGGTTCCGGATCCGAACTGCCGTTTTTGACCGGAAGCTTCGATACCGTCGTCGTTACACTGGTACTCTGTTCGGTCAAAGACTGGAAGCAGGCGATCCGGGAAATCCGGAGGGTTTTAAGACCAGAAGGACAACTGATCGTACTAGAACATGTTCAAAGCCGGCATCCCGTCATTTCTTTTTTTCAGAGCCTCCTGACGCCCGTCTGGAAAATCCCGGCCCGCGGCTGTCACCTCGACCGGCCCACCGATCAAACCCTCGGTTCCTGTTTCGAGTGGATCGAACGAGACCAGATTGTTCTTTCCGGAATGCCGTTTGTGTTTGGCAGACTCTCTCCCCGACCGGAAAAAGAATGTTCCCGGGACATTGTCAGCCCTTCCGTCCCGGTCGCGGAAGAAGCACGATGA
- the purS gene encoding phosphoribosylformylglycinamidine synthase subunit PurS produces the protein MNRSSEQQTQMVKATILIRVREGILDPQGQAVLQVLHDMGENGVQDVRIGKIVEILLPESLASSGKIDSWCAGFLANPLVESFEIRSIEPALRSPVSA, from the coding sequence ATGAACCGGAGTTCTGAACAACAAACGCAAATGGTCAAGGCGACGATCCTTATCCGGGTCCGGGAAGGGATCCTCGATCCCCAGGGACAGGCGGTTCTGCAGGTTCTCCACGATATGGGGGAAAACGGGGTCCAGGACGTCCGGATCGGAAAGATTGTCGAGATCCTCCTGCCGGAATCGTTGGCCTCCTCCGGTAAGATCGATTCCTGGTGCGCCGGATTTCTGGCGAATCCTCTGGTGGAGTCGTTCGAAATTCGTTCGATCGAACCCGCTTTGCGATCACCCGTGAGTGCATGA
- the purC gene encoding phosphoribosylaminoimidazolesuccinocarboxamide synthase, which produces MEGHRIYEGKAKILFDRGDPDTLVQHFKDDATAFNAQKKGRILHKGAINCQLSAHLFEFLEREGVPTHYVERLTPVEMKVRRLSMVPLEVVLRNRYAGSLAKRLGQPEGGALPFPVLEWYYKRDDLGDPIVNRDHIRVLGVASETILADVERLGRRVNDILSGFFGRKDIVLADMKLEFGVERSGKILLGDEISPDTCRFWDAKTGEKMDKDRFRRDLGHIEEYYLELFRRVVGHEPEF; this is translated from the coding sequence TTGGAAGGGCACAGGATTTACGAAGGCAAGGCGAAAATTCTCTTCGACCGCGGAGATCCCGACACCCTGGTCCAGCATTTCAAGGACGATGCCACGGCCTTCAACGCCCAGAAGAAAGGCCGCATTCTCCATAAAGGGGCCATCAACTGTCAGCTGTCGGCCCATCTGTTTGAGTTTCTGGAACGGGAAGGGGTTCCGACCCACTATGTGGAACGCCTGACGCCGGTAGAAATGAAGGTCCGCCGGCTTTCCATGGTTCCACTGGAAGTCGTTCTCCGGAACCGCTATGCGGGTTCTCTGGCCAAACGTCTGGGGCAACCCGAAGGGGGAGCCCTTCCATTTCCTGTTCTGGAGTGGTACTACAAGCGGGACGATCTGGGTGACCCGATCGTCAATCGCGACCATATCCGGGTCCTGGGCGTGGCGTCGGAGACGATCCTGGCGGACGTCGAACGTCTGGGGCGAAGGGTGAACGACATTCTGTCCGGTTTTTTCGGACGGAAAGACATTGTCCTGGCGGATATGAAGCTTGAGTTCGGGGTGGAGAGATCGGGAAAAATCCTTCTGGGGGACGAGATCAGTCCGGATACCTGCCGCTTCTGGGACGCGAAAACCGGAGAAAAGATGGACAAGGACCGGTTCCGCCGGGATCTGGGACACATCGAAGAGTATTATCTGGAACTTTTCAGGAGGGTTGTCGGTCATGAACCGGAGTTCTGA
- the nusB gene encoding transcription antitermination factor NusB has protein sequence MKPGAVRKKKKDPEGRFQSPFHKARIEVLQSLFAGEYLPGGPPPFTLTSTLPSQARLFRDRLGGAIREHRKEIDTVISRFSVDWTLDRMSRVDRNILRMGICEILFEPEVPFRVTVDESLELAHQFSEPEAVRFINGILHRVGTELNPEKALGSLEDGRPQPESGDKS, from the coding sequence GTGAAGCCGGGAGCTGTCCGAAAAAAAAAGAAAGATCCGGAAGGACGCTTCCAGAGCCCGTTTCACAAGGCCCGCATCGAAGTGCTTCAATCCCTCTTTGCCGGAGAATACCTTCCGGGCGGACCGCCCCCGTTTACCCTGACGTCGACTCTTCCAAGCCAGGCCCGTCTTTTTCGGGATCGTCTTGGGGGAGCGATTCGCGAGCATCGGAAAGAAATCGACACTGTGATTTCCCGCTTTTCGGTGGACTGGACCCTCGACCGGATGAGCAGGGTCGACCGGAATATCCTGCGGATGGGAATCTGCGAAATTCTTTTTGAACCGGAGGTTCCTTTCCGGGTGACCGTGGACGAATCGCTGGAACTCGCCCACCAGTTTTCCGAACCGGAAGCCGTCCGTTTCATCAACGGCATCCTTCACCGTGTCGGAACGGAGCTGAATCCGGAAAAGGCTTTGGGCTCTTTGGAAGACGGACGCCCTCAACCGGAGTCCGGAGACAAGTCGTGA
- the purB gene encoding adenylosuccinate lyase, producing MIERYTRKDMGALFETEHRLRIWLEVEKAATRALMEKGVVDPEAARLFLDSSPEIRVRRMEEIERETRHDVIAFLTMISEQIPAPARSILHFGMTSQDLVDTAQSLFLLEAIDLLQRGMDRFSGILREQALRHRGTLTVGRSHGVHGEPIVFGVKFLSWYSEFGRHKERLRHARETMRVGKMSGAMGTAVHIDPATEEMILFSLGLKPEEMATQVVARDRHAELLSTLALIGASLERIAVEIRHLQRTEVREVEEPFAPGQKGSSAMPHKRNPVGAENITGLARLLRSYAQAAYEDVALWHERDISHSSVERVVLPDSCILLDYMLHRMGDILKDLIVYPEQMQRNLDLTGGLVYSQAVLLALVRTGLPRETAYRIVQDAAMRTWKGEGHLRDTLRTHPDLPENADPRLWESAFSPEPFMKNIDALYERVLGPEAGA from the coding sequence ATGATTGAGCGTTACACCCGCAAGGACATGGGGGCCCTGTTTGAGACGGAACATCGTCTGCGGATTTGGCTGGAAGTCGAGAAAGCCGCCACGCGCGCGCTGATGGAAAAGGGGGTAGTGGACCCCGAAGCCGCCCGGCTCTTTCTCGACTCCTCTCCTGAAATCCGGGTTCGACGGATGGAGGAGATCGAACGGGAAACCCGCCACGACGTCATCGCCTTCCTGACAATGATCTCCGAACAGATCCCGGCGCCTGCCCGGTCGATTCTCCACTTCGGCATGACCAGCCAGGATCTCGTCGATACGGCGCAGAGCCTCTTTCTTCTCGAAGCGATCGACCTTTTGCAGCGGGGCATGGACCGTTTTTCCGGCATTCTCCGCGAGCAGGCATTGCGGCACCGTGGTACCCTGACGGTCGGCCGGTCGCACGGAGTACACGGGGAACCCATCGTGTTCGGGGTCAAGTTCCTCTCCTGGTATTCGGAGTTTGGCCGTCATAAAGAGAGACTCCGGCATGCCCGCGAAACAATGCGCGTCGGCAAGATGTCCGGCGCCATGGGCACGGCAGTGCATATCGACCCGGCAACGGAAGAGATGATCCTGTTTTCCCTGGGTCTGAAACCCGAAGAGATGGCAACACAGGTTGTCGCCCGGGACAGACATGCCGAGCTTTTGTCGACCCTGGCCCTGATCGGTGCGAGTCTGGAGCGGATCGCCGTCGAAATCCGTCATCTTCAGAGAACCGAAGTCCGGGAAGTCGAGGAGCCATTCGCGCCCGGGCAGAAAGGGTCTTCGGCCATGCCCCACAAGAGGAACCCCGTCGGGGCCGAGAACATCACCGGTCTGGCGAGACTCCTCCGGTCCTATGCCCAGGCGGCCTATGAGGATGTCGCCCTCTGGCACGAACGGGACATCAGCCACTCTTCAGTCGAGCGGGTCGTTCTGCCGGACAGCTGCATCCTGCTCGATTATATGCTTCATCGCATGGGGGACATTCTGAAAGATCTCATCGTCTACCCCGAGCAGATGCAAAGGAATCTGGACCTGACAGGAGGACTGGTCTATTCGCAGGCGGTTCTTCTTGCACTGGTCCGGACCGGACTCCCCCGGGAAACCGCCTACCGGATCGTTCAGGATGCCGCCATGCGGACCTGGAAAGGGGAAGGGCATCTTCGCGACACGCTCCGGACGCACCCGGACCTGCCGGAAAACGCGGATCCCCGACTCTGGGAATCGGCCTTCTCCCCGGAACCTTTCATGAAAAACATCGATGCGCTGTATGAACGGGTTCTCGGGCCGGAGGCGGGTGCCTGA